A genomic stretch from Mesomycoplasma neurolyticum includes:
- a CDS encoding MSC_0775 family lipoprotein, translating to MKLKRKKLKFFIFSTLFLISLGTSAISASCGYSAPNSSLNNVDKKTEINDLKYVKEYLSTHFENEISNYKDTPSYQLWNFFNKKLDEKIRVKHNLDLSKILIEDFNQNLTAEQNLYLDDSELDKADISINWKDIEYKIDFSQIRIASDETSELVVPIVFKFKAPNNKKRIKTVERRINGFKVDEENENLKNKLNLYIEKVLSSKNKTFSINNKISIVEFEQLFKKYKSYLKQFNNDLLSTIVFDAPILEQNKVIEENVEYNHFLTNVEIDSKNLEQAKLTYRFIAKTNSIDNSSKKIIKTKNIEIYLKDFKKISDQESKILLSKMLTIKPQSHLSPNHIDFDLIDISDLEHFILESDNEEINFEIQKIEKDDVDNKKMLIFTIVTKSKIAEFNNKIFTKKWGIPKKGYLFRENQKSIQDSTNIYNLEISELTQENLTQIDSISERAGAAILSGGFLDNRGIYTGEKQAFQVHLGEDVIVPQDTLIHAPFKGKIVGGVYLESNQLGQGIGAALFYEVDRENLDIDSEILNNELFGIKKFYFKFIHLDFNFFKELGEVYTLNDGKRNIHVLKASFEQPILVEKGQIIGKVANKSLNGGWIPHVDVVVWDGTHGLKENYERNDEEKFLDQNVLDTNNEKISISASSINDKRIKTANQQIKNQKNPTLPTISVGLKLIKGNISKTNDSKEPIDEPLLAQDINNNILDLHHVKNINNKIYDRKNPTFGYDKKYNVLNPNLFFQFVDENSLVVELEDFFAKAKK from the coding sequence ATGAAATTAAAAAGAAAAAAATTAAAATTTTTTATTTTTTCAACATTATTTTTAATTAGTTTAGGTACAAGTGCTATTTCTGCATCATGTGGATATAGTGCCCCAAATTCATCATTAAATAATGTGGATAAAAAAACAGAAATAAATGATTTAAAATATGTTAAAGAATATTTAAGCACACATTTTGAAAATGAAATTTCCAATTACAAAGATACACCAAGTTATCAATTGTGAAATTTTTTCAATAAAAAATTAGATGAAAAAATCAGAGTTAAACATAATCTCGACTTATCTAAAATTTTAATTGAAGATTTTAACCAAAATTTAACAGCAGAACAAAATCTTTATTTAGATGATAGTGAATTAGATAAAGCTGATATTTCAATAAATTGAAAAGATATTGAATATAAAATAGATTTTAGCCAAATTAGAATTGCTTCTGATGAAACTAGTGAATTAGTTGTTCCTATTGTTTTTAAATTCAAAGCACCTAATAATAAGAAAAGAATTAAAACAGTTGAACGTCGTATTAATGGTTTCAAAGTTGATGAAGAAAATGAAAATTTAAAAAATAAATTAAATTTGTATATTGAAAAAGTGTTATCATCCAAAAATAAAACATTTTCAATTAATAATAAAATTTCCATTGTTGAATTTGAGCAATTATTTAAAAAGTACAAATCATATTTAAAACAATTTAATAATGATTTATTATCAACAATTGTATTTGATGCCCCTATATTAGAACAAAACAAAGTTATAGAAGAAAATGTTGAATACAACCATTTTTTAACTAATGTTGAAATAGATTCAAAAAATTTGGAACAAGCAAAATTAACTTATCGTTTTATAGCTAAAACAAATTCAATAGATAATTCCAGTAAGAAAATAATAAAGACTAAAAATATTGAAATTTATCTTAAAGATTTTAAGAAAATTTCAGATCAAGAATCTAAAATATTATTATCTAAAATGTTAACAATCAAACCACAAAGTCATTTATCACCTAATCATATTGATTTTGATTTGATAGACATTAGTGATTTAGAACATTTTATCCTTGAAAGCGATAATGAAGAAATTAATTTTGAAATTCAAAAAATAGAAAAAGATGATGTAGACAATAAAAAAATGTTAATTTTTACAATTGTTACAAAATCTAAAATTGCTGAATTTAATAACAAAATTTTTACTAAAAAATGAGGTATTCCTAAAAAAGGTTATTTATTTAGAGAAAATCAAAAAAGTATTCAAGATTCAACGAATATTTATAATCTTGAAATAAGTGAACTTACACAAGAAAATTTAACTCAAATCGATAGTATTAGTGAAAGAGCGGGTGCCGCAATTCTTTCAGGTGGTTTTTTAGATAATCGTGGTATTTATACCGGTGAAAAGCAAGCATTTCAAGTTCATTTGGGAGAAGATGTTATTGTGCCGCAAGACACTTTGATTCATGCTCCTTTTAAAGGAAAAATAGTTGGTGGAGTTTATTTAGAATCTAATCAATTAGGTCAAGGAATAGGTGCAGCACTTTTTTATGAAGTTGACAGAGAAAATCTTGATATTGATAGTGAGATATTGAATAATGAACTATTTGGGATTAAAAAATTTTACTTTAAATTTATCCATTTAGATTTTAATTTTTTTAAAGAATTAGGAGAAGTATACACTCTGAACGATGGTAAAAGAAATATCCATGTTCTTAAAGCTAGTTTTGAACAACCTATTTTGGTTGAAAAAGGTCAAATAATAGGCAAAGTAGCAAATAAATCACTTAATGGTGGGTGAATCCCTCATGTTGATGTTGTAGTTTGAGATGGAACACATGGATTAAAAGAAAACTACGAAAGAAATGATGAAGAAAAATTTTTAGATCAAAATGTTTTAGATACTAATAATGAAAAAATTTCAATTTCAGCTTCTTCAATCAATGATAAAAGAATTAAAACAGCTAATCAACAAATAAAAAACCAAAAAAATCCTACATTACCAACAATTTCTGTTGGATTAAAACTTATAAAAGGAAATATTTCAAAAACAAATGATTCAAAAGAACCAATAGATGAGCCTTTATTGGCACAAGATATTAATAATAATATTTTAGATTTACATCATGTTAAAAATATAAACAATAAAATATATGATAGAAAAAATCCAACATTTGGATATGACAAAAAATATAATGTTTTAAATCCTAATTTATTTTTTCAATTTGTAGATGAAAATTCACTAGTAGTTGAATTAGAAGATTTTTTTGCTAAAGCTAAAAAATAA